A portion of the Lolium rigidum isolate FL_2022 chromosome 1, APGP_CSIRO_Lrig_0.1, whole genome shotgun sequence genome contains these proteins:
- the LOC124683668 gene encoding E3 ubiquitin-protein ligase Os03g0188200-like, giving the protein MAPGKMALLLVLILSSATQLSLAQQSNGTRIAGGFTPSTMAMLIVVVAALVLLAIFSLYMNRCTCARTDPLPRRPFRSTAPDDHSIGSGHCRPRGLARELVEAFPTAVYGDVKAHMAPGTKPVSLDCAVCLAEFADADELRVLPACCHVFHPGCIDPWLAGAVTCPLCRADLTDLTPTGQQEESCREKDEERSVVSFKAESWRHELTDADYSLYRTRSAMDAPDRHTLRLPEHVMKEISAVWRHRRAASLAAEHLDAVDWRTPRRLTSFLRSMSWQRHHGTESEAGEEHGGGGNKRIYPVTGAPPVETPSGSGSGLDEKKESSNDDALSRV; this is encoded by the coding sequence ATGGCTCCCGGAAAGATGGCACTGCTCCTCGTTCTCATTCTCTCGTCGGCCACACAGCTATCTCTGGCTCAAcagagcaacggcaccagaatcgCTGGCGGGTTCACGCCGAGCACCATGGCCatgctcatcgtcgtcgtcgccgccttgGTCCTCCTCGCGATCTTCTCCCTCTACATGAACCGCTGCACCTGCGCGCGCACGGATCCTCTCCCGCGCCGGCCCTTCCGCAGCACCGCCCCTGACGATCACTCCATTGGCTCCGGTCATTGCCGCCCGCGCGGCCTCGCCCGGGAGCTGGTGGAGGCATTCCCCACGGCGGTCTACGGCGACGTGAAGGCGCACATGGCGCCCGGCACCAAGCCGGTGTCGCTCGACtgcgccgtgtgcctcgccgagtTCGCGGACGCCGACGAGCTCCGCGTCCTCCCCGCGTGCTGCCACGTCTTCCACCCGGGCTGCATCGACCCGTGGCTCGCCGGCGCAGTTACTTGCCCGCTCTGCCGCGCCGATCTCACCGACCTGACGCCGACGGGGCAGCAGGAGGAATCTTGTAGGGAGAAAGACGAGGAGCGTTCGGTGGTTTCCTTCAAGGCCGAATCATGGAGGCACGAGCTCACGGACGCCGACTACAGCCTCTACAGGACGCGGTCGGCCATGGACGCGCCGGACCGGCACACGCTCAGGCTGCCGGAGCACGTCATGAAGGAGATCAGCGCCGTCTGGAGGCACCGGCGCGCGGCCAGCCTCGCCGCAGAGCACCTGGACGCCGTGGACTGGAGGACGCCCCGGCGGCTGACGTCCTTCCTGCGGTCCATGTCATGGCAGCGGCACCACGGGACGGAGTCAGAAGCCGGGGAGgaacacggcggcggcggcaacaagCGGATTTATCCGGTGACCGGAGCGCCGCCGGTTGAAACACCGAGCGGATCAGGGTCTGGTTTGGACGAGAAGAAGGAGAGCTCCAACGATGACGCGTTAAGCCGGGTTTGA